The proteins below are encoded in one region of Oncorhynchus tshawytscha isolate Ot180627B linkage group LG04, Otsh_v2.0, whole genome shotgun sequence:
- the LOC112248360 gene encoding myotubularin-related protein 3-like isoform X4, producing MEEEGPQSMECIQANQIFPKKPPVLEEGSLQVPFPELHGEFTKYVGRAEDAIIAMSSYRLHIKFKESIVNSDSCCEVSIPLQLIETVECRDMFQLHVTCKDCKVIRCQFSTLEQCQEWLKRLNAAVRPPSCLEDLFSFPFHAWCVDVYAGEKEQHGELCRPGEHVTSWFKNEVERMGFDTQNAWRISDINSKFRLCSSYPQQLLVPAWITDKELENVAAFRSWKRFPAVVFRHQSTGAVIARCGQPEVSWWGWRNADDEHLVQSIARACAVDCSSRKHLANGSYINGTNGIIGTNDLVDTDFESSLTNSSEVETLAIQPQKLLILDARSYAAAVANRAKGGGCECPEYYPNCEVVFMGMANIHSIRKSFQSLRFLCTQMPDPANWLSALESTKWLQHLSLLLKAALLVLNAVDRDHRPVLVHCSDGWDRTPQIAALSKLLLDPYYRTIEGFQVLVETEWLDFGHKFADRCGHGENSEDLNERCPVFLQWLDCVHQLQRQFPCSFEFNEAFLVKMVQHSYSCLFGTFLCNSGKEREDRQVRERTCSVWSLLRPANRALRNMLYSSHSETVLHPVCHVRNLMLWTAVYLPSSSPTTPSDESCAPYPVPGANPEDTPLGRRPKTRSFDNLPSACELGSSLAPNRRSSDPNLNEKWQDHRRSLELNIAMGPDGGGALEGRANGQPGAAGPQAGTADSEPEDSPEGGQIELRDRASKGLLAAGEELELSIELAVAEGQMENILQEATKEEVGADTQREANAAAPPIAVAQTLFDAIVNGRETEKEASTSDGKADKQSNINGAKNQTEATITNGHHPEKGTDEPEESSSVSPGSPTDVPEEQEVDVPEEQEVDVPEEQEVDVPEEQEVDVPEEQEVDVPEEQEVDVPEEQEVDVPEEQEVDVPEEQEVDVPEEQEVDVPEEQEVVEKQEEVLVKHVLVNRTAQEEPDHNPSTSTPSPAHAALRTMINSFGERTPVAAENHLPPELKSSRYLSEVLVQADKTASLMESSTETLTEEACTRPEAPGQVPICAGPQPCSEGRSQPPCHRRVNGEAEPEQGAPRTSNGGHKRPSVSAFQSLSADPSREGPCNGESLEGEPCSGPHWAKVNGERAPLSRQVSLASCSSLTHHRRGSCSQHRCLHALLGRPAATPSPEQPARSHLDDDGLTLHTDAIQQRLRQIEAGHQMEVEMLKKQVQELWSRLESHHHAASLRINGDLGDEVTSMTDSEYNLDASCLSRCSTELFSEASWEQVDKNDTEVTRWYPDHLAAQCYGCESRFWLATRKHHCSDREPVQEELWECVLCQLLRPEDTRAKPAAV from the exons ATCCCTCTGCAGCTCATAGAGACTGTGGAGTGTCGTGACATGTTCCAGCTCCATGTCACCTGCAAGGACTGTAAGGTCATCAG GTGTCAATTCTCCACCTTAGAGCAGTGTCAGGAGTGGCTGAAGCGGCTGAACGCTGCGGTCCGCCCTCCGTCTTGCTTGGAGGacctcttctccttccccttccATGCCTGGTGTGTGGACGTGTACGCCGGGGAGAAGGAGCAGCACGGGGAGCTGTGCAGGCCAG GAGAGCATGTGACCTCCTGGTTCAAGAATGAGGTGGAGAGGATGGGCTTTGACACTCAAAACGCCTGGAGGATATCTGACATCAACAGCAAGTTCAG GCTGTGCTCCAGCTATCCGCAGCAGCTCCTGGTGCCAGCCTGGATCACAGACAAGGAGCTGGAGAACGTGGCAGCCTTCCGCTCCTGGAAGAGGTTCCCGGCCGTTGTGTTCAG GCACCAGAGCACTGGGGCTGTGATCGCCCGCTGCGGCCAGCCGGAGGTCAGTTGGTGGGGCTGGAGGAATGCAGACGACGAGCACCTGGTCCAGTCCATCGCCAGGGCCTGTGCTGTGGACTGCAGCTCCCGCAAACACCTGGCAAACGGATCCTACatcaatggaaccaatggaatcaTCGGCACCAATGACCTCGTGGACACTGACTTCG AATCGTCCCTGACGAACAGCTCGGAGGTAGAGACGCTGGCCATCCAGCCACAAAAGCTGTTGATCCTGGATGCCAGGTCCTATGCAGCCGCTGTGGCCAACAGGGCCAAGGGAGGGGGCTGTGAATGCCCAG AGTACTACCCCAACTGTGAGGTGGTGTTCATGGGCATGGCCAACATTCACTCCATCCGCAAGAGTTTCCAGTCCCTGCGCTTCCTCTGCACCCAGATGCCAGACCCAGCCAA CTGGCTGTCTGCTCTGGAGAGCACCAAGTGGTTGCAGCAtctgtctctgctgctgaagGCTGCCCTGCTGGTGTTGAACGCTGTGGACCGCGACCACAGACCTGTTCTGGTGCACTGCTCTGACGGATGGGACCGCACGCCCCAGATCGCTGCCCTGTCCAAGCTCTTGTTGGACCCATACTACCGCACCATTGAG GGTTTCCAGGTGCTGGTGGAGACTGAGTGGCTGGACTTTGGCCATAAGTTTGCTGACCGCTGTGGCCACGGAGAGAACTCAGAGGACCTGAACGAGCGCTGCCCGGTCTTCCTGCAGTGGCTGGACTGTGTTCACCAGCTCCAAAGGCAGTTCCCATGCTCCTTTGAGTTCAATGAGGCCTTCCTG GTGAAGATGGTGCAGCATTCCTACTCGTGTCTGTTTGGCACCTTCCTGTGCAACagtgggaaggagagggaggaccgTCAGGTTCGGGAGAGGACCTGTTCCGTGTGGTCACTGCTGCGACCAGCCAACCGCGCCTTGAGGAACATGCTCTACTCCTCCCACTCTGAGACT GTGCTCCACCCAGTGTGTCATGTACGTAACCTGATGCTGTGGACGGCAGTCTACCTTCCCAGCTCCTCCCCCACCACGCCCTCTGACGAGTCGTGTGCACCCTATCCTGTGCCAGGTGCCAACCCTGAGGACACTCCCCTGGGCAG ACGTCCGAAGACCCGTTCCTTCGATAACTTGCCCAGCGCATGTGAGCTGGGGAGCTCGCTTGCCCCCAACCGGCGCTCCAGTGACCCAAACCTGAATGAGAAGTGGCAGGACCACCGGCGCTCTCTGGAGCTCAACATCGCTATGGGGCCTGATGGAGGGGGAGCTCTGGAAGGGCGTGCTAACGGCCAGCCTGGAGCAGCAGGGCCTCAGGCAGGCACGGCCGACTCTGAGCCGGAAGATAGCCCTGAAGGAGGGCAGATTGAGCTGAGAGACAGAGCCTCCAAGGGGTTGTTAGCAGCAGGAGAAGAGCTTGAGCTCTCCATTGAGCTCGCTGTGGCAGAGGGACAGATGGAAAACATTCTCCAGGAAGCAACAAAGGAGGAGGTTGGTGCCGATACTCAGAGAGAAGCTAACGCTGCTGCTCCTCCTATTGCTGTGGCTCAAACTCTATTTGATGCTATTGTTAATggaagagagacggagaaagaggCCAGCACCAGTGATGGTAAGGCTGATAAACAAAGTAACATCAATGGGGCTAAGAATCAGACGGAGGCTACTATCACCAATGGGCATCACCCAGAGAAGGGCACAGATGAACCTGAGGAGTCATCTAGTGTCTCTCCAGGCAGTCCCACAGACGTTCCAGAGGAGCAGGAGGTGGACGTTCCAGAGGAGCAGGAGGTGGACGTTCCAGAGGAGCAGGAGGTGGACGTTCCAGAGGAGCAGGAGGTGGACGTTCCAGAGGAGCAGGAGGTGGACGTTCCAGAGGAGCAGGAGGTGGACGTTCCAGAGGAGCAGGAGGTGGACGTTCCAGAGGAGCAGGAGGTGGACGTTCCAGAGGAGCAGGAGGTGGACGTTCCAGAGGAGCAGGAGGTGGACGTTCCagaggagcaggaggtggtagAGAAGCAGGAAGAAGTGCTGGTGAAGCATGTTCTGGTGAACCGTACTGCCCAGGAGGAGCCAGACCACAACCCTAGCACCAGcacccccagcccagcccatgcTGCCCTTAGAACTATGATCAATAGCTTTGGAGAGAGGACACCAGTGGCTGCTGAGAATCACCTTCCACCAGAGCTGAAGTCAAGCAGATATCTCTCAGAGGTCCTGGTGCAGGCTGACAAGACGGCCTCCCTCATGGAGAGCTCAACAGAGACTCTGACTGAAGAGGCCTGCACCAGGCCAGAGGCCCCAGGGCAGGTACCCATCTGTGCAGGCCCCCAGCCCTGCTCTGAAGGTAGGAGTCAACCCCCCTGCCACAGGAGAGTGAACGGGGAGGCAGAGCCAGAGCAGGGGGCACCCAGGACTTCAAATGGAGGACACAAGCGGCCCTCCGTCAGTGCCTTCCAGTCTTTGAGTGCTGATCCCAGCAGGGAGGGACCGTGTAATGGCGAGAGCTTGGAGGGGGAGCCCTGCAGTGGCCCTCACTGGGCTAAAGTGAATGGGGAGCGGGCCCCACTGAGCCGCCAGGTATCCCTGGCCTCCTGCAGCTCCCTGACCCACCACCGCCGGGGCAGCTGCTCCCAGCACCGCTGCCTCCATGCCCTACTGGGGCGCCCTGCCGCCACACCCAGCCCCGAGCAGCCGGCCCGCAGTCACCTGGACGATGACGGGCTGACGCTCCACACGGACGCCATCCAGCAGCGGTTGAGGCAGATCGAGGCAGGCCACCAGATGGAGGTGGAGATGCTGAAGAAGCAGGTGCAGGAGCTGTGGAGCCGCCTGGAGAGCCATCACCATGCAGCGTCCCTCAGGATCAACGGAGATCTGGGAGACGAAGTG ACCTCAATGACAGACTCTGAGTATAACCTGGATGCTAGCTGCTTGTCCCGCTGCAGCACAGAGCTCTTTTCCGAGGCTAGCTGGGAGCAGGTGGACAAGAATGACACTGAG GTGACCCGCTGGTACCCGGACCACTTGGCAGCCCAGTGCTACGGGTGTGAGAGTAGGTTCTGGCTCGCCACCAGGAAACATCACTGCAG tgacaGGGAGCCTGTCCAAGAG gAACTGTGGGAATGTGTTCTGTGCCAGCTGCTGCGACCAGAAGATACCCGTGCCAAGCCAGCAGCTGTTTGA
- the LOC112248360 gene encoding myotubularin-related protein 3-like isoform X7 encodes MEEEGPQSMECIQANQIFPKKPPVLEEGSLQVPFPELHGEFTKYVGRAEDAIIAMSSYRLHIKFKESIVNIPLQLIETVECRDMFQLHVTCKDCKVIRCQFSTLEQCQEWLKRLNAAVRPPSCLEDLFSFPFHAWCVDVYAGEKEQHGELCRPGEHVTSWFKNEVERMGFDTQNAWRISDINSKFRLCSSYPQQLLVPAWITDKELENVAAFRSWKRFPAVVFRHQSTGAVIARCGQPEVSWWGWRNADDEHLVQSIARACAVDCSSRKHLANGSYINGTNGIIGTNDLVDTDFESSLTNSSEVETLAIQPQKLLILDARSYAAAVANRAKGGGCECPEYYPNCEVVFMGMANIHSIRKSFQSLRFLCTQMPDPANWLSALESTKWLQHLSLLLKAALLVLNAVDRDHRPVLVHCSDGWDRTPQIAALSKLLLDPYYRTIEGFQVLVETEWLDFGHKFADRCGHGENSEDLNERCPVFLQWLDCVHQLQRQFPCSFEFNEAFLVKMVQHSYSCLFGTFLCNSGKEREDRQVRERTCSVWSLLRPANRALRNMLYSSHSETVLHPVCHVRNLMLWTAVYLPSSSPTTPSDESCAPYPVPGANPEDTPLGRRPKTRSFDNLPSACELGSSLAPNRRSSDPNLNEKWQDHRRSLELNIAMGPDGGGALEGRANGQPGAAGPQAGTADSEPEDSPEGGQIELRDRASKGLLAAGEELELSIELAVAEGQMENILQEATKEEVGADTQREANAAAPPIAVAQTLFDAIVNGRETEKEASTSDGKADKQSNINGAKNQTEATITNGHHPEKGTDEPEESSSVSPGSPTDVPEEQEVDVPEEQEVDVPEEQEVDVPEEQEVDVPEEQEVDVPEEQEVDVPEEQEVDVPEEQEVDVPEEQEVDVPEEQEVDVPEEQEVVEKQEEVLVKHVLVNRTAQEEPDHNPSTSTPSPAHAALRTMINSFGERTPVAAENHLPPELKSSRYLSEVLVQADKTASLMESSTETLTEEACTRPEAPGQVPICAGPQPCSEGRSQPPCHRRVNGEAEPEQGAPRTSNGGHKRPSVSAFQSLSADPSREGPCNGESLEGEPCSGPHWAKVNGERAPLSRQVSLASCSSLTHHRRGSCSQHRCLHALLGRPAATPSPEQPARSHLDDDGLTLHTDAIQQRLRQIEAGHQMEVEMLKKQVQELWSRLESHHHAASLRINGDLGDEVTSMTDSEYNLDASCLSRCSTELFSEASWEQVDKNDTEVTRWYPDHLAAQCYGCESRFWLATRKHHCRNCGNVFCASCCDQKIPVPSQQLFEPTRVCKTCYGSLQINTAPNPMELELEEPITASSN; translated from the exons ATCCCTCTGCAGCTCATAGAGACTGTGGAGTGTCGTGACATGTTCCAGCTCCATGTCACCTGCAAGGACTGTAAGGTCATCAG GTGTCAATTCTCCACCTTAGAGCAGTGTCAGGAGTGGCTGAAGCGGCTGAACGCTGCGGTCCGCCCTCCGTCTTGCTTGGAGGacctcttctccttccccttccATGCCTGGTGTGTGGACGTGTACGCCGGGGAGAAGGAGCAGCACGGGGAGCTGTGCAGGCCAG GAGAGCATGTGACCTCCTGGTTCAAGAATGAGGTGGAGAGGATGGGCTTTGACACTCAAAACGCCTGGAGGATATCTGACATCAACAGCAAGTTCAG GCTGTGCTCCAGCTATCCGCAGCAGCTCCTGGTGCCAGCCTGGATCACAGACAAGGAGCTGGAGAACGTGGCAGCCTTCCGCTCCTGGAAGAGGTTCCCGGCCGTTGTGTTCAG GCACCAGAGCACTGGGGCTGTGATCGCCCGCTGCGGCCAGCCGGAGGTCAGTTGGTGGGGCTGGAGGAATGCAGACGACGAGCACCTGGTCCAGTCCATCGCCAGGGCCTGTGCTGTGGACTGCAGCTCCCGCAAACACCTGGCAAACGGATCCTACatcaatggaaccaatggaatcaTCGGCACCAATGACCTCGTGGACACTGACTTCG AATCGTCCCTGACGAACAGCTCGGAGGTAGAGACGCTGGCCATCCAGCCACAAAAGCTGTTGATCCTGGATGCCAGGTCCTATGCAGCCGCTGTGGCCAACAGGGCCAAGGGAGGGGGCTGTGAATGCCCAG AGTACTACCCCAACTGTGAGGTGGTGTTCATGGGCATGGCCAACATTCACTCCATCCGCAAGAGTTTCCAGTCCCTGCGCTTCCTCTGCACCCAGATGCCAGACCCAGCCAA CTGGCTGTCTGCTCTGGAGAGCACCAAGTGGTTGCAGCAtctgtctctgctgctgaagGCTGCCCTGCTGGTGTTGAACGCTGTGGACCGCGACCACAGACCTGTTCTGGTGCACTGCTCTGACGGATGGGACCGCACGCCCCAGATCGCTGCCCTGTCCAAGCTCTTGTTGGACCCATACTACCGCACCATTGAG GGTTTCCAGGTGCTGGTGGAGACTGAGTGGCTGGACTTTGGCCATAAGTTTGCTGACCGCTGTGGCCACGGAGAGAACTCAGAGGACCTGAACGAGCGCTGCCCGGTCTTCCTGCAGTGGCTGGACTGTGTTCACCAGCTCCAAAGGCAGTTCCCATGCTCCTTTGAGTTCAATGAGGCCTTCCTG GTGAAGATGGTGCAGCATTCCTACTCGTGTCTGTTTGGCACCTTCCTGTGCAACagtgggaaggagagggaggaccgTCAGGTTCGGGAGAGGACCTGTTCCGTGTGGTCACTGCTGCGACCAGCCAACCGCGCCTTGAGGAACATGCTCTACTCCTCCCACTCTGAGACT GTGCTCCACCCAGTGTGTCATGTACGTAACCTGATGCTGTGGACGGCAGTCTACCTTCCCAGCTCCTCCCCCACCACGCCCTCTGACGAGTCGTGTGCACCCTATCCTGTGCCAGGTGCCAACCCTGAGGACACTCCCCTGGGCAG ACGTCCGAAGACCCGTTCCTTCGATAACTTGCCCAGCGCATGTGAGCTGGGGAGCTCGCTTGCCCCCAACCGGCGCTCCAGTGACCCAAACCTGAATGAGAAGTGGCAGGACCACCGGCGCTCTCTGGAGCTCAACATCGCTATGGGGCCTGATGGAGGGGGAGCTCTGGAAGGGCGTGCTAACGGCCAGCCTGGAGCAGCAGGGCCTCAGGCAGGCACGGCCGACTCTGAGCCGGAAGATAGCCCTGAAGGAGGGCAGATTGAGCTGAGAGACAGAGCCTCCAAGGGGTTGTTAGCAGCAGGAGAAGAGCTTGAGCTCTCCATTGAGCTCGCTGTGGCAGAGGGACAGATGGAAAACATTCTCCAGGAAGCAACAAAGGAGGAGGTTGGTGCCGATACTCAGAGAGAAGCTAACGCTGCTGCTCCTCCTATTGCTGTGGCTCAAACTCTATTTGATGCTATTGTTAATggaagagagacggagaaagaggCCAGCACCAGTGATGGTAAGGCTGATAAACAAAGTAACATCAATGGGGCTAAGAATCAGACGGAGGCTACTATCACCAATGGGCATCACCCAGAGAAGGGCACAGATGAACCTGAGGAGTCATCTAGTGTCTCTCCAGGCAGTCCCACAGACGTTCCAGAGGAGCAGGAGGTGGACGTTCCAGAGGAGCAGGAGGTGGACGTTCCAGAGGAGCAGGAGGTGGACGTTCCAGAGGAGCAGGAGGTGGACGTTCCAGAGGAGCAGGAGGTGGACGTTCCAGAGGAGCAGGAGGTGGACGTTCCAGAGGAGCAGGAGGTGGACGTTCCAGAGGAGCAGGAGGTGGACGTTCCAGAGGAGCAGGAGGTGGACGTTCCAGAGGAGCAGGAGGTGGACGTTCCagaggagcaggaggtggtagAGAAGCAGGAAGAAGTGCTGGTGAAGCATGTTCTGGTGAACCGTACTGCCCAGGAGGAGCCAGACCACAACCCTAGCACCAGcacccccagcccagcccatgcTGCCCTTAGAACTATGATCAATAGCTTTGGAGAGAGGACACCAGTGGCTGCTGAGAATCACCTTCCACCAGAGCTGAAGTCAAGCAGATATCTCTCAGAGGTCCTGGTGCAGGCTGACAAGACGGCCTCCCTCATGGAGAGCTCAACAGAGACTCTGACTGAAGAGGCCTGCACCAGGCCAGAGGCCCCAGGGCAGGTACCCATCTGTGCAGGCCCCCAGCCCTGCTCTGAAGGTAGGAGTCAACCCCCCTGCCACAGGAGAGTGAACGGGGAGGCAGAGCCAGAGCAGGGGGCACCCAGGACTTCAAATGGAGGACACAAGCGGCCCTCCGTCAGTGCCTTCCAGTCTTTGAGTGCTGATCCCAGCAGGGAGGGACCGTGTAATGGCGAGAGCTTGGAGGGGGAGCCCTGCAGTGGCCCTCACTGGGCTAAAGTGAATGGGGAGCGGGCCCCACTGAGCCGCCAGGTATCCCTGGCCTCCTGCAGCTCCCTGACCCACCACCGCCGGGGCAGCTGCTCCCAGCACCGCTGCCTCCATGCCCTACTGGGGCGCCCTGCCGCCACACCCAGCCCCGAGCAGCCGGCCCGCAGTCACCTGGACGATGACGGGCTGACGCTCCACACGGACGCCATCCAGCAGCGGTTGAGGCAGATCGAGGCAGGCCACCAGATGGAGGTGGAGATGCTGAAGAAGCAGGTGCAGGAGCTGTGGAGCCGCCTGGAGAGCCATCACCATGCAGCGTCCCTCAGGATCAACGGAGATCTGGGAGACGAAGTG ACCTCAATGACAGACTCTGAGTATAACCTGGATGCTAGCTGCTTGTCCCGCTGCAGCACAGAGCTCTTTTCCGAGGCTAGCTGGGAGCAGGTGGACAAGAATGACACTGAG GTGACCCGCTGGTACCCGGACCACTTGGCAGCCCAGTGCTACGGGTGTGAGAGTAGGTTCTGGCTCGCCACCAGGAAACATCACTGCAG gAACTGTGGGAATGTGTTCTGTGCCAGCTGCTGCGACCAGAAGATACCCGTGCCAAGCCAGCAGCTGTTTGAGCCCACCCGTGTTTGTAAGACCTGCTACGGCAGCCTCCAGATCAATACAGCTCCCAATCCCATGGAACTGGAGCTGGAAGAACCCATCACAGCCAGCTCCAACTAG